In a single window of the Cervus elaphus chromosome 1, mCerEla1.1, whole genome shotgun sequence genome:
- the LOC122695338 gene encoding olfactory receptor 2D3-like yields the protein MGEGNQTFVLEFTLLGLSQDPKIQILLFCVFLIIYLLSVFGNLLIIILIQTDPRLHTPMYFFLKNLSFVDLCFSTSIVPQMLIHFLVKKKAISFAGCSLQIVVFLLAGCTECALLAMMSYDRYVAVCRPLHYSTLMTQRVCVQLATVSWISGAFVCSVDSAFTLCLPYQGQNIINHYFCEPPALLKLASADTYNAEMALFSMGVIVLLSPVSLILVSYWHIIATVIRMQSGEGRLKVFSTCSSHLTVVVLYYGSGIFAYMRPNSKTMNERDKVISLFYSVMTSMLNPIIYSLRNKDVKGTLSKLAGR from the coding sequence ATGGGAGAAGGAAACCAAACTTTTGTGCTTGAATTTACCTTGCTGGGACTTTCACAGGATCCAAAGATCCAAATcttgctgttctgtgttttcctgatCATTTACCTTCTCTCTGTTTTTGGAAACTTGCTCATAATAATCCTTATCCAAACTGACCCTCGACTTCAcactcccatgtacttcttcctcaaaaACTTGTCCTTTGTTGATCTTTGTTTCTCTACAAGCATCGTTCCCCAGATGTTGATCCACTTCCTTGTAAAAAAGAAAGCCATTTCCTTTGCTGGGTGCTCACTGCAGATAGTTGTCTTCCTCCTAGCAGGGTGTACAGAGTGTGCTCTTCTGGCGATGATGTCCTATGACCGTTATGTGGCAGTCTGCAGGCCCCTACACTATTCTACTCTCATGACCCAGAGGGTTTGTGTCCAGTTGGCCACAGTGTCCTGGATCAGTGGGGCATTTGTATGTTCAGTGGACAGTGCATTTACACTCTGTCTCCCCTACCAGGGACAGAACATAATTAATCATTATTTTTGTGAACCTCCTGCACTCCTGAAGCTGGCTTCTGCAGACACCTACAATGCTGAAATGGCCCTCTTTTCAATGGGTGTGATTGTTCTCCTATCTCCTGTCTCCCTCATCCTGGTCTCGTACTGGCATATTATCGCCACTGTGATCCGGATGCAGTCAGGGGAGGGGAGGCTCAAAGTGTTCTCTACCTGTAGCTCCCATCTCACTGTTGTGGTTCTCTACTACGGCTCTGGAATATTTGCCTACATGAGACCCAATTCCAAGACAATGAATGAAAGGGATAAGGTCATTTCTTTGTTCTATTCAGTTATGACTTCAATGCTGAACCCCATAATTtacagcctgaggaacaaggATGTGAAGGGAACTCTGAGCAAACTGGCTGGAAGATAG